The nucleotide window TGACACGGACGATCCACCACCATCGATTCGGAGTTCCCATGACCGCGACCAACGCCCTGACCCAACGCCTCGACGCCGGCCCTGTGATCTGCGCCGAAGGTTTCCTCTTCGAGCTCGAGAAGCGCGGATACCTCTCCGCCGGCGAGTTCGTCCCCGAGGTGGCCCTCGAATTCCCCGACGCTCTGCGCTCTCTTCACGTCGACTTCCAGCGTGCCGGCTCGGACATCGTCGAGGCGTTCACGTACAACGGGCACCGCGAGAAGATGCGCGTCATCGGCAAGGAGGATCTGCTCGAGCCGCTCAACCGCTCGGCACTGCAAATCGCGCGCTCCGTCGCCGACGCCAAGCCCGGCAACTTCATGGCCGGCAACATCTCGAACTCCAACATCTGGGATCCCGCGGACGAGGCCAAGCAGAATGAGGTCCGTGCGATGTTCGCCGAAATGGTCGCCTGGGCCGTCGAGGAAGGTGCCGACCTCATCATCGGCGAGACCTTCTACTTCGCCGGTGAGGCCATCGCCGCCGCCGAGATCGCGAAGGCCAGCGGACTGCCCGTCGTGCTCACGCTCGCACCGATGGCGTTCCAGGAGATGGCCGACGGGGTCAGCATCGTCGAAACCGCTCAGCGTCTCGAACAGCTCGGCGTCGACGTCGTCGGCCTCAACTGCTTCCGCGGACCGGCGACGATGCTGCCGTGGCTCAAGGAGATCCGTTCGGCTGTGTCCTGTCACGTCGGCGCCCTGCCGATCCCCTACCGCACAACGAACGAAGAACCGACGTTCTTCAACCTCTCGGACCCCCGCGCCGAGGTGGCCTCCCCGCACGGACGCACGTTCCCCACCGCACTCGATCCGCTGCAGACCAACCGCTACGAGATCGGTGCGTTCGCCAAGGAGGCGTACGACCTCGGCGTCAACTACATCGGCGTGTGCTGCGGCGCGACCCCGATGCACATCCGTGAGGTCGCCGAGGCTGTCGGCCTGACCACCGACGCCAGTCGCTTCTCCGAGAACATGGCCAACCACTTCATGTACGGCAGCAACGAACGTCTTGCGGACAACGTCGTCGCCCTCGGCGACACCGCCTGAGCAGTCGGGGGTTCGACCTCGGCGACACCGCTTGAAGGGTCGAAGCATCCCTCACCGTTGGCGTCGCTTCGCACCGGCAGCGTCACCGCATACAGTCAGCGCCATAACCTCTCGGTGCAATGGGAGGTTATGGCGCTGACTGTATGTGCTGCGACTGCTATCTGTTTGCGGTCACGCCGATCAAGCTGCGATTACTTGGTCGCGGTCACGCCGATCGAGTCGAGGGCGGCCTCGAGGCGGGAGATGGTGCCGTCGATGTCGCCGAGCTTGTCGAGTCCGAACAGGCCGATGCGGAAGGTCGAGAAGTCCTCGGGCTCATCACACTGCAGCGGCACACCTGCGGCGATCTGGACTCCGGCTTCCTTGAAGCTGGCACCGGTGGCGAGCTTCGGGTTGTCGGTGTGGACGACGACCACGCTCGGCGAGGCGAACTCCTCGGACGCCACCGAAGGCAGTCCGCGCTCGGCGAAGACCGCACGCACGCGTTCCCCGAGTTCGTTCTGCGCCGCGGCGAGCTTGTCGAAGCCGCGCTCTTCGCTTTCGATCATGAGTTTCGCATTGTGCGCGAGAGCATCCGTGGGCATCGTCGCATGGTACGGCGCACGGCCCTCTTCGTATTCGTCGGCGATGAACAGCCACTTCTTCAGGTCCATCGCGAAGCTCGTCGACGTCGTGGCTTCGACCGCTGCCCGGCCGGCCTTGCTGAGCATGACGTAGCCGGCTGCCGGCGAACCGCTCCACCCCTTCTGCGGAGCGGAGATGAGCACATCGACACCGAGGTCGGTCATCGACGCCCACACCGCGCCGGAGGCGATGCAGTCGAGGACGAAGATTCCGCCGACCGAGCGCACGGCCTCGGCGACCTGGCGGACGTAGTCATCGGGCAGAAGCATCCCCGAGGCTGTCTCGACGTGGGGAGCGAACACGACATCGGGCTTCTGCGCCTCGATGGCGGCGACCACCTCGGCGACGGGTGCCGGCGACCAGGCGGACTGGTGCGCGTCACTGTCCGGGGACGCCTTGAGCACGGTCGTCTCCGCGGCGATCGCGCCGGCGTCGAGGATCTGCGACCAGCGGAAGGAGAACAGACCGTTGCGCACGATCAGCGCCTTCTTGCCGGTGGCCACCTGACGAGCCACCGATTCCATTGCGTAACTGCCGCCACCTGGGACGATGGCAACAGAGTCGGCGTCGTAGGCCGAGCGCAGGATCCGGTTGATGTCCTGCATCACGGACACGAACCGCTTCGACATGTGGTTGAGCGATCGGTCGGTGAAGACCACCGAGTATTCGAGCAGGCCGTCTGGGTCAACATCTTCGTGTGGCAAAGTCATGGCTCTAACATATCGACAGTCCGCCATTCGGGCCACCGCCCTCATTCAGTGAGACTCACCAGACCGTCACCGAGGCGGTCCGACGTCCGAATCGCCCCTCACGGAGCCGGTGCGACGTTGGGTTCAGTCCTCGCCGAGGCGGTCCGAGGTTCAGATCTCGACTTCGCTGCGATCCCCTGACCATAGGGTATGGAAGATACCCGGACGGTCGGTGCGCGCGTATGTGTGCGAACCGAAACGGTCCCGCTGGGCCTGGATGAGTGCCGCGCTTCCCGCCTCGGTGCGCAGGCCGTCGTAGTACGACAGAGTCGAGGCGAGTCCGGGCACGGCGATGCCATGGCCGATCGCTCGGACGACGGTGGCGCGCAGGGATTCCTGGCAGCGCTCGGCGACGTCGCGGACGTAGTCAGCCGCGAGCAGATTCTTCGGTCGAGTCTCGGCGTTGAAGGCTTCGACGATGCGGTCGAGGAGGCGTGCGCGGATGATGCAGCCAGCCCGCCAGATTCCGGCGAGCGCACCGAGGTCGATGTCCCAGCCGTGCTCGCGGGCTCCGGCCGCGATCTCGTGGAATCCCTGGACGTAGGCCATCACCTTGCCCAGCAGCAGGGCGTTGCCGATCTCGGCGATGCGGGCCGCGCGCTCGTCAGAAGAGGTCGTTGCCGCAGCGCCGGGACGGGGGCCTGCCAGGCGGAGGCCCTCGGCGCGCAGATCAACCGCGGATGACAGCGACCGGGAGAAGACCGCCTCGGCGATGGTGGGCACCGGAACACCGAGAGCCAGCCCGGTCTGCGCCGTCCACGCACCGGTGCCTTTGGCCTTCGCGGCGTCGGCGACGATGTCGATGAACGGCGCACCCGTCTCAGCGTCAGTATGGGCGAGGACATCGGCGGTGATCTCGATGAGGTAGGACTCGAGTTCACCGGTGTTCCACTCGGCGAAGACTTCAGCGATCTCGGCCGGGGCCATCCCGAGCCCGTCGCGCAGGAGGGTGAAGGCTTCGCTGATGAGCTGCATATCGGCGTATTCGATGCCGTTGTGGACCATCTTCACGAAATGTCCCGCCCCGTCGGAGCCGATGTGATCGACGCAGGGCACCTCCTTCGCCTTGGCCGCGATCGGTTCGAGCAGGGGACGCAGGCGCTGCCATGCCGCGTCCGACCCTCCGACCATGAGCGAGGGTCCGAGCAGAGCGCCGACCTCTCCCCCGGAGATGCCGACCCCGGCGAACTCGATGCCGGTGCCCTCGAGGCGCTGCCCCCGGGCGATCGTGTCCTGGAAGTGGGAGTTGCCGCCGTCGACGATGATGTCTTCGGGGGCGAACGCCTCGGCGAGGTCGCTGATCGCCGAATCCGTGGCCGTTCCCGCATTGACCATGAGGATGGCCACCCGCGGTTCGGCGAGCTTCCCGGCCAGGTCAGCCGGGTCGGAGGCGACGAGGAAGTCCGCCTCGGGGAAGTCTGCGGCCAGTTTCTGGGCGCGCTCGACGTCACGGTCATAGACCGCCACCCGGTGACCCGACTGACGGGCGAGGTTGCGGGCGAGGTTCGACCCCATCACACCGGTTCCGATCACGGCGACATCGGCCTTCATGAGCATTCCTCTTCCCTGGGTCGTCAGCGTCATCAGCAGTGCAGGCAGCGTAGTTGGCAACGCTGTCGGCGGTGCTGTCAGCAGTGTTGACAGCCTCTGACCACCAGCACTACGGTGCAATAAATCTGTTTTAATAACTGATTATAGATATCTCCTCATATTTTATCGAGAGGTTTCCGGTTATGGGTCACCACCCTTTCCTTCCACCGCTCGTCATCATGGGTGTCTCGGGAACCGGCAAAACCGTTCTCGGCGCACAGGTGGCGCAGGCCCTCGACCGTCGATTCGTCGACGCCGACGACCTTCATTCCGCTGCAAACAAGGCGAAGATGGCCTCCGGTGTGCCGCTGACGGATGAGGACCGGGCGCCCTGGCTCGACAGCGTCGCCGTCGAGGCGGCTCGCACCCCGGCGCCGGTCATCGCCTGCTCCGCGCTCAAACGCACCTACCGGGATCTGCTGCGCGCCTCGGCCCCCGAACTCGTGTTCATCCACCTCGACGGTCCGCGCGAAGTCATCGCCGACCACCTCGCCCGCCGAGATCATGAGTTCATGTCCCCGGACCTGCTCGACTCCCAGCTGGCCACCCTCGAACCGCTCGCCGCCGAGGAGGCCCACGCCACCGTCGACGTCGACCGATCGATCCCCGAGGTTCTCGACGCGATCCTCGACCGTGTCGAACGGCTGACACCATGATCATCTCGGTGATCGTCCCGGTGATCGCCCTGTCCGCTGTCCACCTATCCGCCTGACCTCAAGGAAGAGGAACTATGACTGATCTCGATCTGGCCTGGACCCTGTCCACGCCCGCACTGTTGGGAATCGCGGCAGCGGCCATCGCCCTGCTGCTCCTGCTCATCATCAAGGCGCGAGTCCACGCATTCATCGCCCTCGTCATCGTCAGCGTGCTCACGGCCCTGGCCGCGGGAATCATGCCCGGCGACCTCATCGACGTCCTCTACGACGGCTTCGGATCCACCCTGGCCAGCGTCGCCCTGCTCGTGGGACTGGGCGCGATGCTCGGGCGGATGCTCGAACTCTCCGGCGGCGCCGAGGTGCTCACCGACGCCCTCATCCGCCTCTTCGGTGAGAAACGCGCACCGCTGGCTCTCGGTGTGACTTCGCTGCTGTTCGGCTTCCCGATCTTCTTCGACGCCGGCCTCGTCGTCATGCTGCCGATCATCTTCACGATCGCGCGCCGCCTCGGCGGTTCTCTGCTGCTCTACGCAATGCCTGCGGCCATGGCGTTCTCCGCGATGCACATCTTCGTTCCCCCGCATCCCGGACCGGTGGCCGCCTCCGGGCTGCTCGGGGCGAACGTGGGCCTCGTCCTCATCTGCGGCATCATCATCGCGATCCCTGCCTGGTACCTCACCGGGTACCTGTTCGGGCTCATCATCGGCAAGCGCATCGACGTCGCCGTGCCCGACGTCCTCTCTGCCGGCAAGGACAGCTCGTTCGCCGAGTTCGCTTCCCGCCCGAAGCTCGGCCACGTCATCTTCCTCCTCGTTCTGCCTCTGGTGCTCATCTTCCTCACCACCGGGCTCAACTTCGCCGGAGAGGCCGGCTGGGTCGACGCCGAGTCCACCCTCATCGCCTCCCTGCGGCTGCTCGGCGAAACCCCGATCGCCCTGCTCATCACCGTCGTCATCGCCATGTGGCTGCTCGGCTGGAAGCATAAGAAGAGTCAGTCACTCGTCGAGACCGTCGTCGATTCGGCGCTCGGACCGGTCTGCTCGATCATCCTCATCACCGGTGCCGGCGGAATGTTCGGCGGGGTGCTGCGCGCCAGCGGCATCGGCGATTCGCTCGCTGATTCGCTCGCTGCCCTCGGCCTGCCCGTCATCGTCGCCGGCTTCGTCA belongs to Brevibacterium spongiae and includes:
- a CDS encoding homocysteine S-methyltransferase family protein, which encodes MTATNALTQRLDAGPVICAEGFLFELEKRGYLSAGEFVPEVALEFPDALRSLHVDFQRAGSDIVEAFTYNGHREKMRVIGKEDLLEPLNRSALQIARSVADAKPGNFMAGNISNSNIWDPADEAKQNEVRAMFAEMVAWAVEEGADLIIGETFYFAGEAIAAAEIAKASGLPVVLTLAPMAFQEMADGVSIVETAQRLEQLGVDVVGLNCFRGPATMLPWLKEIRSAVSCHVGALPIPYRTTNEEPTFFNLSDPRAEVASPHGRTFPTALDPLQTNRYEIGAFAKEAYDLGVNYIGVCCGATPMHIREVAEAVGLTTDASRFSENMANHFMYGSNERLADNVVALGDTA
- a CDS encoding alanine--glyoxylate aminotransferase family protein, translating into MTLPHEDVDPDGLLEYSVVFTDRSLNHMSKRFVSVMQDINRILRSAYDADSVAIVPGGGSYAMESVARQVATGKKALIVRNGLFSFRWSQILDAGAIAAETTVLKASPDSDAHQSAWSPAPVAEVVAAIEAQKPDVVFAPHVETASGMLLPDDYVRQVAEAVRSVGGIFVLDCIASGAVWASMTDLGVDVLISAPQKGWSGSPAAGYVMLSKAGRAAVEATTSTSFAMDLKKWLFIADEYEEGRAPYHATMPTDALAHNAKLMIESEERGFDKLAAAQNELGERVRAVFAERGLPSVASEEFASPSVVVVHTDNPKLATGASFKEAGVQIAAGVPLQCDEPEDFSTFRIGLFGLDKLGDIDGTISRLEAALDSIGVTATK
- the gndA gene encoding NADP-dependent phosphogluconate dehydrogenase, giving the protein MTLTTQGRGMLMKADVAVIGTGVMGSNLARNLARQSGHRVAVYDRDVERAQKLAADFPEADFLVASDPADLAGKLAEPRVAILMVNAGTATDSAISDLAEAFAPEDIIVDGGNSHFQDTIARGQRLEGTGIEFAGVGISGGEVGALLGPSLMVGGSDAAWQRLRPLLEPIAAKAKEVPCVDHIGSDGAGHFVKMVHNGIEYADMQLISEAFTLLRDGLGMAPAEIAEVFAEWNTGELESYLIEITADVLAHTDAETGAPFIDIVADAAKAKGTGAWTAQTGLALGVPVPTIAEAVFSRSLSSAVDLRAEGLRLAGPRPGAAATTSSDERAARIAEIGNALLLGKVMAYVQGFHEIAAGAREHGWDIDLGALAGIWRAGCIIRARLLDRIVEAFNAETRPKNLLAADYVRDVAERCQESLRATVVRAIGHGIAVPGLASTLSYYDGLRTEAGSAALIQAQRDRFGSHTYARTDRPGIFHTLWSGDRSEVEI
- a CDS encoding gluconokinase, whose product is MGHHPFLPPLVIMGVSGTGKTVLGAQVAQALDRRFVDADDLHSAANKAKMASGVPLTDEDRAPWLDSVAVEAARTPAPVIACSALKRTYRDLLRASAPELVFIHLDGPREVIADHLARRDHEFMSPDLLDSQLATLEPLAAEEAHATVDVDRSIPEVLDAILDRVERLTP
- a CDS encoding GntP family permease; its protein translation is MTDLDLAWTLSTPALLGIAAAAIALLLLLIIKARVHAFIALVIVSVLTALAAGIMPGDLIDVLYDGFGSTLASVALLVGLGAMLGRMLELSGGAEVLTDALIRLFGEKRAPLALGVTSLLFGFPIFFDAGLVVMLPIIFTIARRLGGSLLLYAMPAAMAFSAMHIFVPPHPGPVAASGLLGANVGLVLICGIIIAIPAWYLTGYLFGLIIGKRIDVAVPDVLSAGKDSSFAEFASRPKLGHVIFLLVLPLVLIFLTTGLNFAGEAGWVDAESTLIASLRLLGETPIALLITVVIAMWLLGWKHKKSQSLVETVVDSALGPVCSIILITGAGGMFGGVLRASGIGDSLADSLAALGLPVIVAGFVIAAIVRIAQGSATVALTTAAALVQPVVVGNPDFSSLQVVAIVLSLAAGSVFASHVNDSGFWLVSRFFGMDTKTTLKTWTVAETLLGTVGFLLSLALYGVVSLF